The Vicia villosa cultivar HV-30 ecotype Madison, WI unplaced genomic scaffold, Vvil1.0 ctg.001451F_1_1, whole genome shotgun sequence genome includes a window with the following:
- the LOC131635244 gene encoding proteasome subunit beta type-7-B codes for MTKSVDLPPKGGFSFDLCRRNDMLEKKGLKPPSYLKTGTTIVGLVFQDGIILGADTRATEGPIVADKNCEKIHYMAPNIYCCGAGTAADTEAVTDMVSSQLQLHRYHTGRESRVVTALTLLKRHLFNYQGHVSAALVLGGVDITGPHLHTIYPHGSTDTLPFATMGSGSLAAMSVFESKYKESLSRDEGIKIVVEAICAGIFNDLGSGSNVDVCVITKGHKEYLRNHLQPNPRTFVNPRGFTFSKKTEVLSTKVTPLKEKVEVIEGDAMEE; via the exons ATGACTAAGTCAGTGGATCTTCCTCCTAAGGGTGGGTTCAGTTTCGATCTTTGCAGAAGAAATGATATGCTTGAAAAGAAGGGTCTTAAACCCCCTTCTTATTTGAAGACTGGAACCACTATTGTTGGTTTAGTTTTTCAG GATGGTATCATTCTTGGAGCAGATACCAGGGCAACTGAAGGACCCATTGTCGCTGATAAAAATTGTGAGAAAATTCATTATATGGCACCCAACATTTATTGTTGCGGTGCAGGCACTGCTGCTGATACAGAGGCTGTAACAG ACATGGTTAGCTCACAGCTGCAATTACATCGCTACCATACTGGTCGAGAATCAAGGGTTGTTACAGCACTAACACTTCttaagagacaccttttcaa TTACCAAGGTCATGTCTCAGCTGCATTAGTTCTTGGTGGGGTTGACATCACTGGACCACATTTACATACT ATCTATCCACATGGGTCAACTGACACCCTTCCATTTGCTACTATGGGATCTGGTTCACTTGCTGCAATGTCTGTATTTGAGTCTAAATACAAGGAAAGTTTGAGT AGGGATGAAGGAATTAAGATAGTTGTTGAGGCGATATGTGCTGGTATATTTAATGACTTGGGGAGTGGAAGTAATGTTGATGTTTGTGTCATAACCAAG GGACATAAGGAATATCTAAGGAATCACCTCCAACCAAATCCTCGTACTTTTGTTAATCCAAGAGGCTTTACCTTTTCCAAAAAGACAG AGGTTCTCTCAACAAAAGTTACACCATTGAAGGAAAAGGTTGAAGTAATTGAAGGAGATGCTATGGAAGAGTAG